In Schizosaccharomyces osmophilus chromosome 1, complete sequence, the genomic window ATTCCGAGAGGAATTGTACTGTGAAACTTCATAATCAACAACGCGAGTAGCTCGTTTGCCGTCACAAAGCTTTTATAAGTCAACAGAAAAATATGCCGAAACTCCTTATCCATGTGCACATTAGCTATAAGATAATTTACAAGCGAAGACAGTGTCCCACCTCTTAGTTTGTTATCGTTATAAATCAATGGCTCATCCGAAATGTCGTCTAAAAGAGTAGACAATCGTCGAGACCATCTCCATATAGTAAAACTTTCTCTGCTACTGCTACTAATGGCAGTGTAGTCAGAGGATCGTGAAATTTCAGAAGGACTATCGATATTTTGATATAATTCCAACACTTCAGGTTCATATGATTCGTCAACGaaagaattttgaaaattgtTGCACAAAAAGTCAGCATTCTCACAATCAGCAAATGCTTGCCCTTTCACCAATGTAAACATGAGCTCAAATAACTGTTGAAAGTTCGAAGCAATGCTTGCTATTCTCATAATAATAAATTGCTTATCAACGCTTTCAAGATTCAActcttggaaaaagcaagttaCCTCACCAGTAAGATCATAGCAAATCtgttttttggtaaaaaaagaTCGTAATATATTTTCGTTAGAAGAATCCGTTATAGTGGATAAATTCCACTTCTCTATATAATTAAGAACCTCTTTGCACTGATTAATTATAGGATAACAAATATCATCGATAAGATCATCATCGACATTTGAAGTTTCGCCCTTAAGCTTTTCCATAGACTCAGAGCATATTTGAAATAGGAAGTATAAATAAGTGTCCAAACTACTAAGGGTAGCTGCACTCGAAAGAAAGCGAGTAGAATTAGCGGAGTTTAGTAATCCGTTACCAGACCAATTTCCGGCAGAAGGAATACCTTCTATAAAAGCGATTGAATTGGTATAAAGTTGAAGATAAGAGCTGTTATTAGCACAGGTAATCATAAATGACTGAAGTATATAGAATAACTTTTCAGTACACGAACTGAGCATTGGAATCAGTGTTCCCCTCGTGaaatttccattttttatatcaGCCAATAAAGCAAGACGGGATAGATGGGGAAACAgcctttcaaaaaagacaTAAATTGAACTTCCTGTTTCCGAACCCCCAGGTGCATACTGTAGTAAGAGATAGAAAATTCCGGTCGAATGGAATAGAGAAAACAGCTCGCGTTGGACAGAATGCACATAATAGGGCAAATGGTTTAATTCCCCACTTTTAAAGCTATAATTAATAtgagaaaataaaaaagaaattctttcatatAGGGAATACAGATCTAATCCTTCGCTTTTGCGCAGTACTAAATCATTGGACAAAGGCAAGGAGTTCGGTGAGGATGAAGTGTCAACGTTGTATTGCTGAAACGAAGACGCGCTTGACATAGAGGTAGAGGGTCGGATTTTAGGTTGACTAGATGCTGAGGAATGTGGAAGCGTTGATACTGGATACGTATGGGATTTTTCACTTAAATCCATCGGTACACCAATATCGTCGAGGGGATAGAAACCCGACCCAGACTGAAACAAGTCCTTGTGTGGACTGCCCGATTCAGTTTTCGAAACTAAATGAAAGTAATTACCACATTGGCTACGGTCATCGGAAGATGGAG contains:
- the efc25 gene encoding Ras1 GEF Efc25, producing the protein MKKNLRKVKLKLQNPLQLGSNDQSNSKPNTPVSLTFSSSASPSSSSYGYTSPGFRTDTFPVTGNSGFANEDFGSPSPSLDSSLNSPSLPTPSSDDRSQCGNYFHLVSKTESGSPHKDLFQSGSGFYPLDDIGVPMDLSEKSHTYPVSTLPHSSASSQPKIRPSTSMSSASSFQQYNVDTSSSPNSLPLSNDLVLRKSEGLDLYSLYERISFLFSHINYSFKSGELNHLPYYVHSVQRELFSLFHSTGIFYLLLQYAPGGSETGSSIYVFFERLFPHLSRLALLADIKNGNFTRGTLIPMLSSCTEKLFYILQSFMITCANNSSYLQLYTNSIAFIEGIPSAGNWSGNGLLNSANSTRFLSSAATLSSLDTYLYFLFQICSESMEKLKGETSNVDDDLIDDICYPIINQCKEVLNYIEKWNLSTITDSSNENILRSFFTKKQICYDLTGEVTCFFQELNLESVDKQFIIMRIASIASNFQQLFELMFTLVKGQAFADCENADFLCNNFQNSFVDESYEPEVLELYQNIDSPSEISRSSDYTAISSSSRESFTIWRWSRRLSTLLDDISDEPLIYNDNKLRGGTLSSLVNYLIANVHMDKEFRHIFLLTYKSFVTANELLALLIMKFHSTIPLGITEDKLRIWKKKDLIKKKNICTVINLWVQKYFAEDLNSKRVLVCLSELNTFIRDFVIPSFHIGTVILEEIDNLWKESEVPELINQVATLNVFAYSPKDFAVQATIIEFDCFKSIPTSEWINKRWLDHRSCSAIRDSINFSNCFTFWIINCILERRNVKARVFVISYFIQVAYECLAIHNFSTLIAIVSALNSAPVYRLRAAYKLVSAEDMNKLKGLQEVVESKKNFVAYRTLIKQIELPCVPFLGVFLSDLTFIDEGNSEIIDGFPHLINFSKRQRICSVVDEICYYQSVFYNYIENERFTNTIRRHCRCVNQDLSDLFDKSLSIEPRGS